In Topomyia yanbarensis strain Yona2022 chromosome 2, ASM3024719v1, whole genome shotgun sequence, one DNA window encodes the following:
- the LOC131684461 gene encoding ornithine decarboxylase-like has product MDILNILKHQLEVVDDSVSTKQLIDQLVSTGSPEQPVRLVELDNVVKRHCEWLHHLPRVHPFYNVQCNDDSRILGTAVLLDCGFVCASRAEIGKILSLGVDPNWIILSQPEISVELLKFARRKSVKLMVDSEDELHQIQQYYPEAEILIRFNFKSTQATDVDNYDPDRKCQRLLNLSRELALNVIGWCWSNIEPDCSNYSILYDVLRKGREIVDYAMILGFSFRLFSIGGGFAGGKDANVDQFAVHINQGLDEFFPERDGLTFIADTGKLYSAAAVTVVTAICDKQIFQNPKLPAQIERIFYYLNYRVRAGDSKEGVKPLVWKSLRNCRAMCKADVFGPVGDGFVCLERDMVLPELNVSDFLVFEDQGCSLRGVSVRLDEGSSPTSVVVIRRTMWEYLRLFANTSHPRQLIEGSKYLQKEWKIDKLIYE; this is encoded by the exons ATGGACATACTGAACATTCTCAAGCACCAGTTGGAAGTAGTGGACGACTCGGTTTCTACCAAACAGTTAATAGATCAGTTGGTATCAACAGGAAGTCCGGAACAACCGGTTCGTCTGGTTGAACTTGACAACGTGGTTAAACGTCACTGCGAGTGGTTGCATCATCTTCCCCGGGTGCATCCATTCTACAATGTTCAGTGCAACGATGACAGCCGAATTTTGGGCACGGCGGTGCTGCTCGATTGTGGTTTTGTTTGTGCTTCTCGAGCTGAAATTGGGAAGATACTTAGTCTAGGCGTTGATCCAAACTGGATTATTCTGAGTCAGCCAGAGATTAGTGTGGAGTTGCTGAAATTTGCAAGAAGAAAGAGTGTTAAATTGATGGTGGATAGTGAGGACGAGCTTCATCAAATTCAACAGTACTACCCTGAGGCTGA AATTTTAATCAGATTCAATTTCAAATCGACCCAAGCTACTGATGTCGATAACTACGATCCAGATCGGAAATGTCAAAGGTTACTGAACCTGTCCAGAGAACTCGCGCTGAACGTAATTGGATGGTGTTGGAGCAACATTGAACCTGACTGCTCAAATTACAGCATCCTCTACGATGTACTCCGAAAAGGACGAGAAATCGTTGACTATGCCATGATTCTAGGATTCAGCTTCAGACTTTTCAGTATTGGTGGTGGTTTTGCTGGTGGGAAGGACGCCAATGTCGACCAGTTCGCAGTACACATTAACCAAGGCTTGGACGAGTTCTTTCCGGAAAGAGATGGCCTTACGTTCATTGCTGATACGGGCAAACTATATAGTGCAGCTGCTGTGACAGTTGTTACCGCAATCTGCGATAAGCagattttccaaaacccgaagCTACCGGCACAAATTGAACGAATCTTTTACTACTTGAACTATCGAGTCAGAGCTGGAGATTCTAAAGAAGGGGTCAAGCCACTTGTTTGGAAAAGCCTTCGCAACTGTCGTGCGATGTGCAAAGCGGACGTGTTTGGTCCAGTAGGTGATGGATTCGTGTGTTTGGAAAGGGATATGGTGCTTCCAGAACTAAACGTGTCAGATTTTCTCGTTTTCGAGGATCAAGGTTGTTCTTTGCGAGGGGTTTCGGTACGGCTCGATGAAGGAAGCTCTCCCACAAGTGTGGTGGTTATCCGCAGGACTATGTG gGAATATTTGAGGTTATTTGCAAATACAAGTCATCCTAGACAGCTAATAGAAGGATCCAAATATCTGCAGAAGGAGTGGAAGATTGATAAGTTAATCTACGAGTAA